GTAACCGCCATGGAGCTCTCCGAGAGGCTCGCGAAGGCGGGGCACGAGGTCCACATGTGCACTATCGACGGCGTGTTAAGGCGCCGCGCCATGAACATCATTGGGAAGAGGAGGGGCTGGACTAAGATAGCCACAGCCCACAACCTAGACGACGAGGCCCAGACGGCGCTTATGAATGTTTTGATGGGCAACCTCTCGCGGTTTCGGTGGTACGGCCACTATGAAGACGCCGAGGAGAAGGACTTGATACCCCGGATAAAGCCGCTGAAGTACGTGAGAGAGGAGGAGGTGGCTCTCTACGCCTACTACCACGGCGTGCCCCTCATGGAGCTGGAATGCCCCTATGTCGTGGCGAACCCACGCTACCAGCTCAAATTCACACTGGCGGAAATGGAGAGGGAGATGCCGACGGTGAAGTACAGCCTAGTTTCCTTTGGCGAAAAGCTAGCTAAGTTTCTACAAGCCCAACCCCCCCAGCCCATGAGGAGGTGCAGGTACTGCAACTCGGTGACGTCCAGAGAGGTATGCCGTGTATGTGAGTTATTTGAAAAAGCAGGTCTCTTGGATACATACCTCGGTAGGGCAGGAGGGGGGCAGACGGCCTAAGCCTCCAGCGTCAGGCAGATCCCCTCGTCACTCAGCTTAGCCTGCGCCCCCAGCTCTTTGACAAACACCTCGACGTACCTCCTGGCCATTGGCTGCGCTAGGCTACAAAGCCTAGCCGAGAGCCTCCCCTCCCTCACCTCGGTATTCTCCACCGTGTAGAGACCTCTGAGTTGCGCAATGTATATAGCCTCGTCTAGGACGAGTGGGTCGACAGACGCCACCAATTCCTTAACGGTCTTCGCGTCTCTCCTAGCAAGCTCCTCCGCCAGCTTGGCGGGTTCCTGCAACAGCGGCATCAAGTCCCGTTCTATAGATATGCTAGACTTCCCGTTTATAACGTGGATTATCCACCTGGGGACGAAAATCGACGTCGTGGACACCCTATACCTCACTTTTTTCACAAAGGCAAACATCTGGAGGCTCTTGACAATGTCCTTGATCTGATCATCAGAGACAAGGGTAAGGTCAACTATGAAGTGCAGATTCTGGCGGTCTGCGTCTATGGCTATGTTGATAATATTCACATCGTGTTCTGCGAAAATATTGGAGAGCGTGGCTAATATACCCGGCTGGTCAAAATTTAGCTCGACGAGGAATTCCCCAAGCCTAGATCCAGTGCCGTCTGCAATTAGGTAAATCTCACGGTTAAGCATTGAGGCACAACACCCGGATTATTTAAATCTTTATCCTCACATAAAAATCCAAAGAATCACAACCCGGGCGGCCGTACATGTCTCAAATACATAAAAACCTCGTCATGTCACCCTCCGTGGCGCATAGACTTCCGCCTCGCTGGGACTTGAAGTGGGAGACTGAGCTCCTAAAGACGTGGGAGGCTGAGGGGAGGTTCAGGACGAGGATCAGCGGGACGCGCCCGGTATTCGTAATAGACACCCCGCCGCCGTATCTGTCTAGCAACAGGCCACACATAGGCCAGACGGCGTCGTACGCCCACTTCGACATGATTGCGAGGTTTTTGAAAATGCGGGGGATCGACGTGGTCTTTCCCTTCTACCTTGACAGAAACGGCCTCCCAATAGAGGTACAGGTGGAGAAGAAGTACGGCATAGTGGCCCACGAGGTGCCCAGGGAGAAGTTTGTCAAGATGTGTAAAGAGGAGTTGGACAGCTACGAGGGGGAGTTCGTCTCCTCCCTCAGGCGCTGGGGCATATCCTTCGACTACTGGCCCCAAGGCACGGACAGCCCCGAGTACAGACAGATGACGCAGAACACCTTTATAGAGATCTGGAGGAGGGGGCTTGTATACGAAGCTGAGCGGCCTACGCCGTGGTGTCCCCGTTGCCGCACGGCCCTGGCGGAGCCGGAGATAGAGTACAGGGAGGAGGAGACCTACCTCAACTATATTAAATTCAGGGTGCGGGAAACCGGCGAGGACATTATCATAGCCACCACGAGGCCCGAGCTGTTGCCCGCCACTGTGGCCGTCATTTTCCACCCAGGCGACGACAGGTACAAAAGGCTTGAGGGGATGCACGCCGTGGTGCCGCCCGAGGGGCAGGTGGTGCCCATCCTCCCCCACAGAGCCGCCAATCCAAACTTTGGCACTGGGCTGGTGATGATCTCCACATTCGGCGACACGAGGGACTTGATGATTGTCAACGAGCTCAAGCTCCCCATTAAGATAGTCGTGGACGAAGGCGGGCGGATCAGCGCTGGGAGATACGCCGGGCTTTCTATAAGAGAGGCCCGCGCCAAGATAATCGAAGATTTGAAGAGGGAGGGCCTCCTAGTGAAGCAGGAGAAGCTGGTGCACAACGTGCCCGTGTGCTGGAGGTGTAAAACCCCCCTGGAGATAATCGTCACCAGGGAGCTCTTCATAAAACAGATAGAGTTCAAGGAGAAGCTAATCGAACTCGCCAATAAGATGGAGTTCAAGCCGCCGGAGTACCGCCAAGTCCTCATAGACTGGATAAAGTCGCTGGAGCTGGACTGGCCGGTGTCGAGAAGGCGCTACTACGCCACGGAGATCCCGCTGTGGTGGTGCGTAAAGCCCAGCGGCGAGAGGACGCCGGTCCTGCCGAAGGGAGACCGCTACTACGTGCCTTGGAGAGACGAGCCGCCCCCCGAGGTAAAGGAGGCGTGTAAAGACGGGAAGCTGGAAGGTGACACAAGAGTGTTCGACACCTGGTTCGACTCGTCGATTTCTTGGATGTACGCCTCCGGCGTCACCAAGGAGCACAACGTATTCCCAAAGGTCTACCCCCACTCTATTATGAGGCCCCAGGGATACGACATCATAAGGACGTGGCTCTACTACTCACTCCTAAGAGCCTACCTCTTGTACGGCGACGTGCCCTTCCGCTACGTTAGGATAAACGGCATGGGCCTCGACGAGAAGGGGGAGGCGATGCATAAGTCAAAAGGCAACGTTATCGACTTGCTGGCCCCCGTGGAGAAGTACGGTGCAGATCCCGTGCGCTTC
The sequence above is drawn from the Pyrobaculum ferrireducens genome and encodes:
- a CDS encoding valine--tRNA ligase, with protein sequence MAHRLPPRWDLKWETELLKTWEAEGRFRTRISGTRPVFVIDTPPPYLSSNRPHIGQTASYAHFDMIARFLKMRGIDVVFPFYLDRNGLPIEVQVEKKYGIVAHEVPREKFVKMCKEELDSYEGEFVSSLRRWGISFDYWPQGTDSPEYRQMTQNTFIEIWRRGLVYEAERPTPWCPRCRTALAEPEIEYREEETYLNYIKFRVRETGEDIIIATTRPELLPATVAVIFHPGDDRYKRLEGMHAVVPPEGQVVPILPHRAANPNFGTGLVMISTFGDTRDLMIVNELKLPIKIVVDEGGRISAGRYAGLSIREARAKIIEDLKREGLLVKQEKLVHNVPVCWRCKTPLEIIVTRELFIKQIEFKEKLIELANKMEFKPPEYRQVLIDWIKSLELDWPVSRRRYYATEIPLWWCVKPSGERTPVLPKGDRYYVPWRDEPPPEVKEACKDGKLEGDTRVFDTWFDSSISWMYASGVTKEHNVFPKVYPHSIMRPQGYDIIRTWLYYSLLRAYLLYGDVPFRYVRINGMGLDEKGEAMHKSKGNVIDLLAPVEKYGADPVRFWAAAAGRLGSDYRYNENIIREGKEFQTKVWNISRFVLSFPEPQHKPQLMPVDTAILARLYEVAKRVISAYSDFDVYEPAHALYNFIWHDFADHYIELVKSRAYNREGVYTDEEQKAAIWTLYTVWRYSLKLLAPIMPFVTDKIWREVYGKSIHDETIEDPPEEWRGGDAALFDLVKKINSAVWRYKNRNGMSLADPLNAVLYVPEAAMAAAKDLKYMHKATDVRPGRGTQQIDEEGIVWLG
- a CDS encoding ACT domain-containing protein; protein product: MLNREIYLIADGTGSRLGEFLVELNFDQPGILATLSNIFAEHDVNIINIAIDADRQNLHFIVDLTLVSDDQIKDIVKSLQMFAFVKKVRYRVSTTSIFVPRWIIHVINGKSSISIERDLMPLLQEPAKLAEELARRDAKTVKELVASVDPLVLDEAIYIAQLRGLYTVENTEVREGRLSARLCSLAQPMARRYVEVFVKELGAQAKLSDEGICLTLEA
- a CDS encoding TIGR00269 family protein, which translates into the protein MSLCQRCGKRPAQYLRVVSGERLCLRCLFTSLEKKVLETIRREKMIIPGDYVAVAVSGGKDSLVLLHILGRLRERGLLKEVKMEAFTINEGHPYSCFYRMSRKDYVKEVASKFGVEYNVYHFKDIFGVTAMELSERLAKAGHEVHMCTIDGVLRRRAMNIIGKRRGWTKIATAHNLDDEAQTALMNVLMGNLSRFRWYGHYEDAEEKDLIPRIKPLKYVREEEVALYAYYHGVPLMELECPYVVANPRYQLKFTLAEMEREMPTVKYSLVSFGEKLAKFLQAQPPQPMRRCRYCNSVTSREVCRVCELFEKAGLLDTYLGRAGGGQTA